The Gemmatimonadota bacterium genome has a window encoding:
- a CDS encoding OsmC family peroxiredoxin → MMNKQHTYQIGVVWTGNQGDGTSTYRGYTRDYDIACEGKPVVKGSADPGYLGDSARHNPEDMLLASLSACHMLWYLHLCTVSKVVVTAYEDRAEGVLELNQDGSGQFARVTLRPRVTISAESDAATAERLHERANAMCFIARSVNFPVDHEAETVIG, encoded by the coding sequence ATTATGAATAAGCAACATACGTACCAGATCGGTGTGGTGTGGACGGGGAATCAGGGCGATGGCACGAGTACGTACAGGGGCTATACGCGGGATTACGATATCGCATGCGAGGGCAAGCCGGTAGTCAAGGGTTCCGCGGACCCCGGCTACCTGGGCGACTCCGCGCGCCATAATCCGGAGGACATGCTGCTGGCTTCTCTATCGGCCTGTCACATGCTCTGGTATCTGCATCTCTGCACGGTGAGCAAGGTCGTGGTGACCGCCTACGAGGACCGCGCGGAAGGCGTGCTGGAACTGAATCAGGACGGCTCGGGCCAGTTCGCGCGCGTGACCCTCCGGCCCCGCGTTACGATTTCGGCGGAGAGCGACGCGGCCACCGCGGAGCGGCTGCACGAGCGGGCCAATGCCATGTGCTTCATCGCCCGGTCAGTGAACTTCCCGGTGGATCACGAGGCGGAGACGGTTATTGGCTAG